In the genome of Piliocolobus tephrosceles isolate RC106 chromosome 20, ASM277652v3, whole genome shotgun sequence, one region contains:
- the DNAJC5 gene encoding dnaJ homolog subfamily C member 5 has protein sequence MADQRQRSLSTSGESLYHVLGLDKNATSDDIKKSYRKLALKYHPDKNPDNPEAADKFKEINNAHAILTDATKRNIYDKYGSLGLYVAEQFGEENVNTYFVLSSWWAKALFVFCGLLTCCYCCCCLCCCFNCCCGKCKPKAPEGEETEFYVSPEDLEAQLQSDEREATDTPIVIQPASATETTQLTADTHPSYHTDGFN, from the exons ATGGCAGACCAGAGACAGCGCTCACTGTCTACCTCTGGGGAGTCGTTGTACCACGTCCTTGGGCTGGACAAGAACGCAACCTCAGATGACATTAAAAAGTCCTATCG GAAACTTGCCTTGAAATATCACCCCGACAAGAACCCTGACAACCCGGAGGCTGCAGACAAGTTTAAGGAGATCAACAACGCGCACGCCATCCTGACGGACGCCACGAAAAGGAACATCTACGACAAGTACGGCTCGCTGGGGCTCTACGTGGCCGAGCAGTTTGGGGAAGAGAACGTGAACACCTACTTCGTGCTGTCCAGCTGGTGGGCCAAG gccctgtttgTCTTCTGTGGCCTCCTCAcgtgctgctactgctgctgctgtctGTGCTGCTGCTTCAACTGCTGCTGCGGGAAGTGTAAGCCCAAGGCTCCTGAGGGCGAGGAGACGGAGTTCTACGTGTCCCCCGAGGATCTGGAGGCCCAGCTGCAGTCTGACGAGCGGG AGGCCACAGACACGCCGATCGTCATACAGCCGGCATCTGCCACTGAGACCACCCAGCTCACAGCTGACACCCACCCCAGCTACCACACCGACGGGTTCAACTAA